One genomic window of Cricetulus griseus strain 17A/GY chromosome 3, alternate assembly CriGri-PICRH-1.0, whole genome shotgun sequence includes the following:
- the LOC100756718 gene encoding olfactory receptor 14A2 isoform X3: MANFTTITGFILTGFSDIQELQTLYGVFFLVIYLAILMSNFLIITLISLDVKLQTPMYFFLKNLSLFDVLLVSVPIPNFCVNSLTHNSYTSVLGCAFQILFMTSFSAGEILVLTAMSYDRYVAICCPLHYEVIMSSGTCLLMLVVSWITGVLFGTVYTAGTFSMHFCGSKVIPQFFCDVPSLLKISCSETLGIIYTSLGIGMCLCMSCFISVVISFFYIFSTVLKIPTTKGQSKAFATCIPHLTVFTVFIATACFVYLKPHSNVPSISDRLFSVLYTVLPPALNPVIYSLRNNDVTCALRRLQKNLCPRGSHHLTLQSICR; the protein is encoded by the coding sequence ATGGCGAACTTCACTACAATAACAGGATTCATCCTTACAGGATTTTCAGACATTCAGGAGCTACAGACTTTATATGGAGTGTTCTTCCTGGTAATCTACCTAGCAATCCTCATGAGTAACTTCCTCATCATCACCCTCATCTCCCTGGATGTGAAGCTCCAAACACCTATGTACTTCTTCTTGAAGAATTTGTCCTTGTTTGATGTCTTGCTTGTGTCTGTCCCAATCCCAAATTTCTGTGTCAATAGTCTAACTCACAACAGTTACACCTCTGTTCTGGGTTGTGCCTTCCAGATActtttcatgacttctttttcagCAGGCGAGATTCTTGTCCTGACTGCCAtgtcctatgaccgctatgtggccatctgttgTCCCCTGCACTATGAGGTCATAATGAGCAGTGGAACCTGTCTATTGATGTTGGTTGTTTCTTGGATCACCGGGGTACTTTTTGGAACTGTATACACAGCAGGCACATTTTCCATGCATTTCTGTGGTTCCAAAGTGATCCCACAGtttttctgtgatgtcccctCATTACTAAAGATTTCCTGCTCTGAAACACTTGGTATAATTTATACAAGTCTTGGAATTGGTATGTGTCTTTGCATGTCTTGTTTTATCAGTgtggtcatttctttcttttacattttctctacCGTATTGAAGATTCCTACCACAAAAGGTCAGTCCAAAGCATTTGCCACATGCATCCCCCACCTCACTGTTTtcactgttttcattgctactgctTGCTTTGTCTATCTGAAGCCTCACTCAAATGTACCATCAATCTCAGACAGGCTTTTCTCTGTGCTCTACACTGTGTTACCTCCAGCACTTAATCCTGTGATCTATAGTCTAAGGAACAATGATGTCACGTGTGCTCTGAGGAGGTTACAGAAAAATCTCTGCCCAAGAGGTTCACATCATTTAACACTTCAAAGCATCTGTCGGTGA